A section of the Pedobacter sp. HDW13 genome encodes:
- a CDS encoding 3-hydroxyacyl-CoA dehydrogenase/enoyl-CoA hydratase family protein, with product MKRSINKVAVLGSGIMGSRIACHFANIGVEVLLLDIAPKELNPEEQAKGLALDNPAVKNRIVNAALQTAVKTNPSPVYTKKALNKIKTGNFDDDMSKIAGYDWVIEVVVENLDIKKKVFEQVEQFRKPGTLITSNTSGIPIHLMAEGRSEDFKANFCGTHFFNPPRYLKLLEVIPTPHTKPEIVDFLMHYGDKFLGKTTVLCKDTPAFIANRVGVYSIMALLHLVEKLDLTVEEVDKFTGPALGRPKSATFRTSDVVGLDTMIKVAKGLYDNCPDDKAHDLFKLPAYVQKMEEHKWLGDKTQQGFYKKTKSADGKTEILALDLKTLEYKPQQKVKSATLEMTKPVENLRERMKIFAKGKDKAGELFRHSSFGLFEYVSDRIPEISDELYRIDDAMRAGFGWELGPFELWDAVGVKEALEGMEQYGNKAATWVHEMLAAGNTSFYKVENGVKKYYDIPSKTYKALPGTDEFIILDNLRENKTVWKNSGISIIDLGDGILNVEFHTKMNTIGGDVISGINKAIDMAEKDYRGLVIGNDGANFSAGANVGMIFMMAVEQEWDELNMAIRMFQNTSMRIRYSSIPVVVAPHNLTLGGGCEFSLHADHVQLSAETYMGLVEFGVGVIPGGGGTKEFALRASDEYKDDQIVQNALKDRFLTIGMAKVSTSGYEAYELGYLQKDKFSISMNRNRLLADAKAKAIELADAGYTKPVQRNDIKVLGKQGLGIVYAGANSMYAGHFISEHDKKISEKLGYVMCGGDLSAPTEVTEQYLLDLEREAFLSLAGERKSLERIQSIITKGKPLRN from the coding sequence ATGAAACGAAGCATTAATAAAGTTGCTGTTTTGGGTTCAGGTATTATGGGGTCGCGTATTGCATGCCACTTCGCCAATATTGGTGTAGAGGTTTTGCTATTGGATATTGCCCCAAAAGAGCTGAATCCCGAGGAACAGGCAAAAGGACTAGCGCTGGATAACCCAGCTGTAAAAAACCGGATTGTAAATGCCGCTTTGCAAACAGCTGTTAAAACAAATCCATCGCCGGTTTATACCAAAAAAGCATTAAATAAAATCAAAACCGGAAATTTCGACGATGATATGTCGAAAATAGCGGGTTACGATTGGGTAATTGAGGTAGTTGTCGAAAATCTGGATATTAAGAAAAAGGTTTTCGAACAGGTAGAGCAGTTCCGCAAACCGGGCACTTTAATTACTTCGAACACTTCGGGTATTCCTATTCACTTAATGGCCGAAGGCAGAAGCGAAGATTTTAAAGCTAATTTCTGCGGAACCCACTTTTTTAATCCACCACGTTACCTCAAATTGCTCGAAGTTATCCCAACGCCGCATACCAAACCCGAAATCGTTGATTTCTTAATGCATTATGGCGATAAATTTTTGGGAAAAACCACTGTTTTGTGTAAAGATACCCCAGCATTTATAGCTAATAGGGTAGGTGTATACTCGATTATGGCGCTGTTGCATCTGGTAGAAAAACTTGATTTAACTGTAGAAGAAGTCGACAAATTTACCGGGCCAGCTTTAGGCAGACCTAAATCGGCTACTTTCCGTACTTCGGATGTAGTGGGTTTAGATACCATGATTAAAGTGGCCAAAGGTCTTTACGATAATTGCCCAGATGATAAAGCGCATGATTTGTTTAAGCTTCCGGCTTATGTGCAAAAAATGGAAGAGCACAAATGGCTGGGCGATAAAACGCAGCAGGGTTTTTATAAAAAAACAAAATCGGCAGATGGTAAAACCGAAATTCTGGCGCTCGATTTAAAAACGCTGGAATACAAACCCCAGCAAAAAGTAAAATCGGCCACTTTAGAAATGACCAAGCCGGTTGAAAACCTGCGCGAGCGGATGAAGATTTTTGCTAAAGGAAAAGATAAAGCCGGCGAATTGTTCCGCCACTCTTCTTTTGGCTTGTTTGAATATGTATCAGACAGGATTCCCGAAATTTCTGATGAACTCTACCGCATTGATGATGCCATGCGTGCAGGTTTCGGTTGGGAGCTTGGGCCATTTGAACTTTGGGATGCCGTAGGTGTTAAAGAAGCGCTGGAAGGCATGGAGCAATATGGAAATAAAGCTGCAACCTGGGTACACGAAATGCTTGCTGCCGGAAATACTTCGTTTTACAAGGTAGAAAATGGCGTTAAAAAATATTACGATATTCCATCTAAAACTTATAAAGCTTTACCGGGTACCGATGAGTTTATCATCTTAGACAACCTTCGAGAAAATAAAACGGTTTGGAAAAACTCAGGTATTTCTATTATCGATCTCGGCGATGGCATTCTGAATGTAGAGTTCCATACTAAAATGAACACCATTGGTGGCGATGTAATTTCGGGAATCAATAAAGCCATTGATATGGCCGAAAAAGATTACCGCGGTTTAGTAATCGGTAATGATGGAGCTAATTTCTCGGCTGGTGCCAACGTGGGAATGATTTTTATGATGGCGGTAGAGCAGGAGTGGGATGAATTGAATATGGCGATCCGCATGTTCCAGAATACTTCAATGCGCATTCGTTATTCTTCTATTCCGGTGGTGGTTGCGCCACATAACCTAACATTGGGTGGTGGCTGCGAATTTAGCTTACACGCCGATCACGTTCAGCTTTCGGCAGAGACCTATATGGGACTGGTAGAATTTGGTGTGGGCGTAATTCCTGGTGGTGGTGGTACCAAAGAGTTTGCGCTGCGTGCATCTGATGAATATAAAGACGATCAGATTGTGCAGAATGCCCTGAAAGATCGTTTCCTAACCATTGGTATGGCTAAAGTTTCTACTTCGGGTTATGAGGCGTATGAGTTGGGCTATTTGCAAAAAGATAAATTCTCAATTTCTATGAACCGCAATCGCTTGTTGGCCGATGCAAAAGCAAAAGCCATTGAACTGGCCGATGCAGGTTACACCAAACCAGTTCAACGCAATGATATCAAAGTTTTAGGTAAACAAGGTTTGGGTATTGTTTATGCCGGTGCAAACAGCATGTACGCTGGTCATTTCATTTCTGAACACGATAAGAAAATATCCGAGAAACTGGGTTATGTAATGTGTGGTGGCGATTTATCTGCTCCTACAGAAGTTACCGAACAATATCTGCTCGATCTGGAAAGAGAGGCCTTTTTATCGCTGGCAGGTGAAAGAAAGTCGTTGGAGCGGATTCAGAGCATCATTACAAAAGGGAAACCGTTGCGTAATTAG
- a CDS encoding MarR family winged helix-turn-helix transcriptional regulator: MKQQQTIDYHVKFAWQNMFNKYNQMASSFGITQAIGYMLININDEEGTAVSNLAALLGVKATSLSRMLNNMEEANLIYRETSVGDKRSVKIFLTDFGKEKKQLAKGVVRKFNEYLDEHFTKKEKETFINLLIKLNEITVAYTVD, translated from the coding sequence ATGAAACAACAACAAACAATAGATTACCATGTTAAGTTTGCCTGGCAAAACATGTTCAATAAATATAACCAAATGGCTTCAAGTTTTGGTATTACACAGGCTATTGGTTATATGCTTATTAACATTAACGACGAAGAGGGTACTGCTGTTTCTAACCTTGCTGCCCTGCTGGGCGTTAAAGCCACCAGCCTTTCGCGCATGTTAAACAATATGGAAGAGGCTAATCTCATTTATCGCGAAACATCCGTTGGCGATAAACGTTCTGTAAAAATTTTCCTGACTGACTTTGGTAAAGAAAAAAAACAACTGGCTAAGGGTGTTGTACGCAAATTTAACGAGTATTTGGATGAGCACTTCACCAAAAAAGAAAAGGAAACATTCATTAATCTATTGATAAAACTAAATGAGATTACGGTAGCTTATACTGTTGATTAA
- a CDS encoding DUF885 family protein, translated as MRKLYFLFLILTITLNLQAQTNEASLVSPLINQYQSDKNMFNRKYNFKRAEEYFKRMTQFYAGWQKQLSTLPFNKLTVNERVDYILLKRDIRSDSASLQQNYAEFKTSIFALPFAQTLIDFEAKRRVGQQQDGKAMQQQFEQLREDIRKTTKAVEQKNLEITPVQASWAQQTVNQYLAVFTEAYKFYDGYDPQFTKATKGVYPEVTGALQAYADVLGKMARPSNAADDGSGIIGNPIGRPVLLSKLKDEMIAYTPEQIEAIAMREFAWCDAEMLKASQQMGFGNDWKKALEKVKTDYPELGKQPELVYELANEAINFVEKHNLITIPPLAKEGWQMRMLTPKEQLFAPFFLGGESVLIAYPTEDMSEKAKMMTLRGNNRHFSRAVVFHELIPGHNLQYFMQSRYKPYRKVFSTPFWTEGWSLYWEMLLWDQNFPKSPEDKIGMLFWRMHRCARIIFSMNYHLGKWTPKQCIDFLVDRVGFERANAEAEVRRSFTGGYGPLYQIGYMLGGLQFRALHKELVQSGKMTNIQFHDRILHENNMPVEMVRALLTNQQLPENFSTRWKFAGDIK; from the coding sequence ATGCGCAAACTATACTTCCTGTTTTTAATTCTAACAATCACCTTAAACTTACAGGCCCAAACCAATGAGGCCAGTCTGGTAAGTCCGCTGATTAACCAATATCAGTCAGACAAAAACATGTTTAACCGGAAATATAACTTCAAGCGTGCGGAAGAATATTTTAAACGGATGACACAATTTTATGCGGGTTGGCAGAAACAGTTAAGTACCCTACCTTTCAACAAACTCACGGTAAATGAAAGGGTAGATTATATTTTGCTCAAACGCGATATCCGTTCTGATTCGGCCAGTTTGCAACAGAACTATGCCGAATTTAAAACCAGCATTTTTGCCTTGCCTTTTGCCCAAACATTGATTGATTTTGAGGCAAAGCGTAGAGTTGGTCAACAGCAGGATGGCAAAGCTATGCAACAACAATTTGAACAGCTGCGCGAAGATATCAGGAAAACCACAAAGGCCGTAGAACAGAAAAATTTGGAAATTACGCCAGTGCAGGCTTCCTGGGCACAGCAAACCGTAAATCAATATTTAGCAGTATTTACCGAAGCTTATAAATTTTACGATGGTTATGACCCACAATTTACTAAAGCTACAAAAGGAGTTTACCCGGAAGTAACAGGTGCTTTGCAGGCTTATGCCGATGTACTGGGTAAAATGGCCAGACCTTCTAATGCGGCAGATGATGGTAGCGGTATTATCGGTAATCCGATAGGCCGGCCAGTCTTATTAAGCAAATTAAAAGATGAAATGATTGCTTACACGCCCGAACAGATTGAAGCCATTGCCATGAGGGAGTTTGCCTGGTGTGATGCCGAAATGCTCAAAGCCTCGCAACAAATGGGTTTTGGCAACGATTGGAAAAAAGCGCTCGAAAAAGTAAAAACCGATTATCCGGAATTGGGCAAACAACCAGAACTGGTTTACGAACTGGCCAATGAAGCCATCAATTTTGTAGAAAAACATAACCTGATTACCATTCCGCCATTGGCTAAAGAGGGGTGGCAAATGAGGATGTTAACCCCGAAAGAGCAATTGTTTGCCCCGTTTTTCCTTGGTGGAGAATCTGTGCTGATTGCCTACCCGACAGAAGACATGAGCGAAAAGGCCAAAATGATGACCTTACGAGGTAACAACAGGCACTTTTCAAGGGCAGTAGTATTTCACGAGCTTATTCCGGGGCATAACCTGCAATATTTTATGCAAAGCAGGTACAAGCCCTACCGTAAAGTGTTTAGTACACCTTTCTGGACCGAAGGCTGGTCGCTTTACTGGGAAATGTTGCTTTGGGACCAGAATTTTCCGAAATCTCCTGAAGATAAAATCGGGATGCTTTTTTGGCGCATGCACCGGTGCGCACGAATCATTTTTTCGATGAACTATCATCTGGGCAAATGGACACCTAAACAATGTATCGACTTTTTGGTAGATCGGGTAGGTTTTGAGCGTGCCAATGCTGAAGCCGAAGTACGCCGGTCTTTTACCGGAGGTTACGGGCCGCTTTACCAAATTGGCTACATGTTAGGCGGGCTCCAGTTCAGAGCTTTACATAAGGAACTGGTACAAAGTGGTAAAATGACAAATATTCAGTTTCACGATCGTATATTGCACGAAAACAATATGCCGGTAGAAATGGTAAGGGCTTTATTAACTAACCAGCAACTGCCCGAAAATTTCAGTACCCGATGGAAATTTGCGGGCGACATTAAATAA
- a CDS encoding DUF6089 family protein → MKLQLLRTLPVALAGLLIGSAASAQEKPASSATFRTWFIGVNAGVLTPLSPLGGKNDFSNNKSGFGYGLYIKKQITPYFSLRLDGVRGKLKGDNTEPYESGVVNNSPVKAFDTQLAYSGSLNAVVNMFNIDMFKKENALQLYASAGAGIAGYKPTITTAAGTSLYAGDKNIQELIIPVGLGAKFRISDAVNFDLGWTINFVDGDNLDGYYRGGNDKYNYAYAGLEFALGSGKQLAFHNPVALTYDEAVSAKQTAEGLKSDLDAQKAENAKLRSEMIDLLKDSDGDGVADKLDKCPNTPSGTVVDGAGCPLKTPEKVVEKVIVTEEDRKVVNEAIKNLEFDLGKATIRSKSYASLNRVAALLIEKNFSLKLAGHTDNTGSKELNLRLSKDRAESVKAYLVSQGANASRIEATGYGMGQPIATNKTAAGRQQNRRVEFTLY, encoded by the coding sequence ATGAAATTACAACTATTAAGAACGCTTCCAGTTGCTTTAGCTGGATTGCTTATCGGATCGGCTGCTTCTGCTCAGGAAAAACCGGCAAGTTCAGCTACTTTCAGAACATGGTTTATCGGTGTTAACGCGGGTGTATTAACTCCGCTTTCTCCACTTGGTGGCAAAAACGACTTTAGTAACAACAAATCTGGTTTCGGTTATGGTCTGTACATTAAAAAACAGATTACTCCTTATTTCTCACTTCGTTTAGATGGAGTACGCGGTAAATTAAAAGGCGATAATACCGAGCCATACGAAAGTGGTGTGGTAAACAATTCGCCGGTAAAAGCTTTCGATACCCAACTGGCTTATTCAGGAAGTTTAAATGCAGTAGTAAACATGTTTAACATCGATATGTTTAAGAAAGAAAATGCATTACAGCTTTATGCTTCGGCAGGTGCCGGTATTGCAGGTTATAAACCTACCATTACCACTGCAGCAGGTACTTCTTTGTACGCTGGCGACAAAAACATTCAGGAATTAATTATTCCGGTTGGTTTAGGTGCCAAGTTTAGAATTTCAGATGCCGTTAACTTCGATTTAGGCTGGACCATCAATTTTGTTGATGGCGATAACTTAGATGGTTATTACAGAGGAGGAAATGACAAATACAACTACGCTTATGCCGGTTTGGAGTTTGCTTTAGGTAGCGGAAAACAATTGGCTTTCCACAATCCGGTTGCTTTAACTTATGATGAAGCGGTGAGTGCAAAACAAACTGCTGAAGGTTTAAAAAGTGATTTAGATGCACAGAAAGCTGAGAATGCAAAACTACGTTCAGAAATGATCGATTTGCTTAAAGATTCGGATGGTGATGGTGTTGCTGATAAATTAGATAAATGCCCGAATACGCCTTCTGGTACTGTAGTAGATGGAGCAGGTTGTCCGTTAAAAACTCCTGAAAAAGTAGTAGAAAAAGTAATCGTAACCGAAGAAGACCGTAAGGTAGTTAACGAAGCGATTAAAAATCTTGAATTTGATTTAGGTAAAGCTACTATTCGCTCTAAATCTTATGCATCATTAAACAGGGTTGCCGCTTTATTAATTGAGAAAAACTTTAGCTTAAAATTAGCTGGTCATACCGATAATACCGGTTCAAAAGAATTGAACTTACGTTTATCGAAAGACAGAGCCGAATCTGTTAAAGCCTATTTAGTATCGCAAGGTGCAAATGCATCACGTATTGAAGCTACGGGTTATGGCATGGGCCAGCCAATTGCTACCAATAAAACAGCAGCCGGCCGTCAACAAAACCGCCGTGTAGAGTTTACCCTTTACTAG
- a CDS encoding acetyl-CoA C-acyltransferase, which yields MEAYIIAGYRTAVGKAPRGVFRFTRADDLAAEVIRALVASVPNLDNEQIDDVIVGNATPEAEQGLNIGRMISLMGLDTDKVPGVTVNRYCASGLDTIATAVAKIKAGMADCIIAGGVEVMSGMPFGGWKLVPNAEVAKNNPDWYWGMGLTAEAVAKEYKVSREDQDVFSLKSHEKAVHAIKNGHLKDGLLPITVNENYLDANLKKKTRSYVVDTDEGPRADTTLDKLAKLKPVFDAVGSVTAGNSSQTSDGAAFVLVVSEKKMKELNAEPIARLVSYGVAGVPPRIMGIGPIEAIPKALKQAGLKKEDIDLIELNEAFASQSLAVIRTLDLNPDVINVNGGAIALGHPLGCTGAKLTVQILNELKRQNKKYGMVTMCVGTGQGAAGYLNFYRQEKLDNLTSNV from the coding sequence ATGGAAGCATATATAATAGCAGGATACCGTACAGCAGTGGGTAAAGCACCCCGCGGTGTATTCCGTTTCACAAGGGCCGACGATTTAGCTGCAGAAGTAATCAGGGCTTTGGTTGCCTCGGTTCCGAATTTAGATAACGAACAGATAGACGATGTGATTGTAGGTAACGCTACGCCAGAGGCTGAGCAAGGTTTAAACATTGGCCGCATGATCTCGTTAATGGGCTTAGATACTGATAAAGTTCCGGGTGTTACCGTTAACAGGTATTGTGCATCAGGTTTAGATACCATTGCCACCGCTGTAGCGAAAATTAAGGCAGGAATGGCCGATTGTATTATAGCAGGCGGTGTAGAGGTAATGAGTGGTATGCCCTTTGGTGGCTGGAAACTGGTGCCAAATGCCGAAGTAGCTAAAAATAACCCGGATTGGTACTGGGGAATGGGTTTAACCGCCGAAGCAGTAGCCAAAGAGTATAAGGTAAGTCGCGAAGATCAGGATGTCTTTTCATTAAAATCGCACGAAAAAGCAGTTCATGCGATAAAAAACGGTCATTTAAAAGATGGTTTGCTACCCATTACGGTAAACGAAAATTACCTGGATGCCAACCTGAAAAAGAAAACCCGTTCTTACGTGGTTGATACCGACGAAGGTCCGCGAGCAGATACTACACTCGATAAACTAGCGAAACTGAAACCGGTTTTTGATGCCGTTGGAAGCGTAACAGCAGGTAATTCTTCTCAAACCTCAGATGGGGCAGCCTTTGTTTTGGTAGTTTCGGAAAAGAAAATGAAAGAGTTAAACGCCGAGCCTATTGCGCGATTGGTAAGTTACGGTGTTGCAGGTGTTCCGCCACGTATTATGGGGATTGGTCCGATTGAAGCCATTCCAAAAGCATTGAAACAAGCTGGTTTGAAAAAAGAAGATATCGATTTGATTGAACTTAATGAGGCTTTTGCTTCACAATCATTAGCGGTAATCAGAACCCTGGATTTAAACCCTGATGTGATTAACGTAAATGGTGGGGCAATAGCATTAGGTCACCCGCTGGGCTGTACAGGTGCAAAATTAACAGTGCAGATTTTGAACGAGCTTAAAAGACAAAACAAAAAATACGGAATGGTTACCATGTGCGTAGGAACCGGGCAAGGCGCTGCGGGATATTTGAACTTTTATAGACAAGAGAAGTTAGATAATCTCACATCTAATGTCTGA
- a CDS encoding acyl-CoA dehydrogenase family protein translates to METTEKKTIKGGEFLIKDTTYQEVFIPEEFDEEQQMIAQTCRDFLEAEVYPNLDKIDKQEDPELMPSLLTKAGELGILGVSVPEEYGGFGKNFNTSMLVADVVGAGHSFAVALSAHTGIGTLPILYYGNEAQKAKYIPKLGSGEWKAAYCLTEPNSGSDANSGKTKAKLSEDGKHYIITGQKMWITNGGFADIFIVFAKIDDDKNLTAFIVEKEFGGITMNPEEHKMGIKGSSTRQVFFNDCAVPVENMLSDRENGFKIAVNILNIGRIKLSAAAIGASKATLSTAINYSNERIQFGRPISKYGAIRYKIAEIASKLYAVDAANYRAGQNIDDTYDQLVAGGMESGKARLKSVEQFAVECAILKVWGSEALDYAVDEGVQIYGGMGFSADAPMDRAYRDARINRIFEGTNEINRLLTVDMMLKRAMKGELDLMTPATAVAAELMSIPDFGEEDTTLFAAEKKVLSNLKKATLMVAGAAVQKLMMTLSKEQEILMNIADMASYVYVAESALLRTEKLVAMRGEAAVAGQLDLLRIYLVEAVDGITKAGKEALWAFAEGDEQRMMLVGLRRFTKMEPFNVKDARQRVAQQLIEANKYIF, encoded by the coding sequence ATGGAAACAACTGAAAAAAAGACAATTAAAGGTGGCGAATTCTTAATTAAAGATACCACTTATCAGGAAGTATTTATCCCTGAAGAATTTGATGAAGAGCAGCAGATGATTGCACAAACCTGTCGCGATTTTCTGGAGGCAGAGGTTTATCCGAACTTAGATAAAATTGACAAGCAGGAAGATCCCGAGTTAATGCCTTCGTTGCTTACCAAAGCAGGCGAGCTGGGTATTTTAGGTGTTTCAGTGCCTGAAGAATACGGCGGTTTTGGTAAGAATTTTAATACCTCTATGTTGGTTGCTGATGTAGTTGGCGCAGGACATTCTTTCGCCGTTGCACTTTCTGCACATACCGGTATTGGTACTTTACCTATCCTGTATTACGGTAACGAAGCACAAAAGGCAAAATATATTCCAAAACTGGGTTCGGGCGAGTGGAAAGCAGCCTACTGTTTAACTGAGCCAAATTCAGGCTCGGATGCCAATTCGGGTAAAACCAAAGCCAAACTGAGCGAAGACGGTAAACATTATATCATTACCGGTCAAAAAATGTGGATCACCAACGGTGGTTTTGCAGATATTTTTATCGTTTTTGCAAAGATTGATGATGATAAAAACCTCACCGCATTTATTGTAGAAAAAGAATTTGGTGGCATTACCATGAACCCCGAAGAACATAAAATGGGTATTAAAGGTTCATCAACCCGCCAGGTGTTCTTTAACGATTGTGCTGTGCCAGTTGAGAACATGTTGAGCGACAGAGAGAACGGCTTTAAAATCGCCGTGAACATTTTAAATATTGGTCGTATTAAATTATCGGCTGCGGCAATTGGGGCTTCAAAAGCGACATTAAGTACGGCCATCAATTATTCGAACGAAAGGATTCAGTTTGGCAGACCAATTTCTAAATACGGTGCTATTCGTTATAAAATTGCAGAAATTGCTTCGAAACTTTATGCTGTTGATGCGGCAAACTACCGCGCCGGACAAAATATTGATGATACCTACGATCAGCTGGTTGCCGGTGGAATGGAATCGGGCAAAGCCAGATTAAAATCGGTTGAGCAGTTTGCAGTTGAGTGCGCTATTTTAAAAGTTTGGGGATCGGAAGCGTTGGATTATGCAGTAGATGAAGGCGTACAAATTTATGGTGGTATGGGCTTCTCTGCCGATGCACCGATGGACAGGGCCTATCGCGATGCCCGTATTAACCGCATTTTTGAAGGTACCAACGAAATTAATCGTTTGCTTACGGTTGATATGATGCTTAAACGCGCCATGAAAGGTGAGTTAGACCTGATGACTCCGGCCACGGCAGTTGCTGCTGAGCTGATGAGTATCCCGGATTTTGGAGAAGAAGACACCACCTTGTTTGCTGCAGAGAAAAAAGTATTGTCGAACTTGAAAAAAGCGACTTTAATGGTGGCTGGTGCTGCGGTACAGAAACTGATGATGACTTTAAGTAAAGAGCAGGAAATTTTAATGAATATTGCCGATATGGCCAGTTATGTGTATGTGGCCGAATCTGCCTTGTTGAGGACTGAAAAACTGGTTGCCATGCGTGGCGAAGCAGCAGTTGCAGGTCAGCTTGATTTATTGCGGATTTACCTGGTAGAGGCTGTTGACGGCATTACCAAAGCAGGTAAAGAAGCATTATGGGCTTTTGCTGAAGGGGATGAGCAACGCATGATGCTGGTTGGCTTACGCCGCTTTACCAAAATGGAGCCATTTAATGTTAAAGATGCACGCCAAAGAGTAGCACAACAGTTAATTGAAGCAAACAAATATATCTTCTAA